Part of the Nicotiana sylvestris chromosome 2, ASM39365v2, whole genome shotgun sequence genome, caagacaaggcttagtcttgtgaggttgagggcagagcttagcccgaaagaGGAGGAAATGGATAGTGCCGGAATAGAGCAtgcaaagagggacaatgcttagtcccatgagaaggaagtgcttagccttatgcaaatgcagaggcagagcttagcctcaataaatggaaggcagagcttagccttatgtagatatagaggcagggcatagcctcatgcaaggtttggGACAggtcttagtcccatgcaaatggaaggcagaacttagccttatgtagatatggaggcaggccttagcctcatgtaaggttcgggacagggcttagtcccatgcaaatggaagatagagcttagccttatgcatataTTGAGGTAGggcatagccttatgcaatgtttgggacagggcttagtcccatgcaaatggaaggcagagcttagccttatgtagatatggaggtagggcttagcctcatgcaaggttcgggacagggcttagtcccatgcaaatgtaaggcagagcttagccttctGCATATGGAGGCAGGGTtgagcctcatgcaaggttcgggacaaggcttagtcacatgcaaatggaaggcagagcttagccttatgcaaggttTGGGGACAACGCTTAGTCCCATGAAAatggaaggtagagcttaaccttgtgcagatatggaggcagggcttagactcatgcaagttttgggacagggcttagtcccatgcaaatggaaggcaagtcttagccttatgcagtgcacaATTGGTAAATAGGAGTAgagtatttcttagctggagatatattcgatGCTTGCTGGCCCGATTGATAGTGATTGTACTGTGTGTATATATTTGCGAATGCTACGGTTACATCAGATGTGActgcgctcaaagaaaaattataagttttgtaaggggaggttggttcatgcCTTCGTCCGCTGGCTTTACTCCTCCATTCTAgaggccttgtttgagtttccctgggtaacctGGCTGTTACAGAAATAGGGTTTTCAAAAATATCAATTATTGATGAGAATAGAGTTATGTTAGAAAACATAGTGAAACattaagtaattttagatgaactagtgattgtAACATATTTCAGAGACATTGTAGCTTTCTCAtattagaattttgaggatcctcctcaaaattctaccccagtttggtagatgatccttcggccGTTTGCGAGTGATAaaacttgttgaaccttcttcggaattttgagaatccttctcaaaattctgccccagtttcataacccatttctgactttctggcatgCAATGGCATCAACTGGACTTGTTTTGGATttttagggtcctcctcaaaattctacagCAGTTTCtagttttttttgggggggggggggggggatgaaaATTTTACtaagatatgaccgaacccatagggctgcttacgtatcctctcttaaacaagaatcaggtcaagcgtagtttagTTACACCATGCGAATGTGAAACATCtaagcataatatcttttgactgcgtctgaattgattggttttggccagacttctccgcccatttctgcaagtatgagtgctcctcctgttagcaccttgtgaaccatgtagggaccttaCCAGTTAGGAGATAATTTCTagttggcttcatcttgatatgggaagATCTTTTTCAGCACCAACTGTCCTGGTGCAAactatcttggtttgaccctttttgttgaaagctctggacattttgttctgataaagctgaccgtgacataaTGCGTATTcattttccatctataagggccaattgctcatagcggctccttattcATTCTATATTGCCGAGTTCAGTTTcctatatgattcttaaagaaggaacctctacctcggctgggatgacaacttcggtaccataaactagcatgtagggagtttccccggttgatgtacgaactgtagtgcggtatcccaacaaaaaaagggtagcttctcgtgccactattagtggttttctaccatcttccttagtatcttcttgatgtttttgttggcggcttctatgacatcattcatctgaggtctataggctgttcAATTgctatgcttgattttgaaagtttcacccatgactttcatcagatcactgttgagattggtggCATTATCAGTGACAATGGACTTgagaactccgaatcggcaaacaataagATCCTTGAAAAAgtttgcgatgactttcttggttacagctttgtaggatgcatcctctacccattttgtgaagtagtcaatggctactagaataaacctgtgcccgtttgaagcagtgggctcaatcggaccgatgacatccattccccaggcgacgaatggccaaggtgagcttgtttcATTGAGCTTTTTTTGTGGCGCTTTTATCATATCATCATGTACTTGACATTGGTAGTattttcggacatactagatgtaatttgtctccatggtcatccaaaaataatcGGCCCTAAGTATTTTCATAGCTAAGACAAAACTATTCATATGCGGGCTGCAGGTCCTAGCATGTATCTACTCAAGTAGCatagaagcttcttttgcgtcgacacaccttagcagtcccaaatcaggagttcttctatacatgtttcctccgctatggaagaagtgattagacaacctccgaagtgtgtgtTTTTTAGTATGGTTcacatgctccgggtattctcctttttccAAGTACTCtctgatgtcgtggaaccaaggttttccatccatcTCCTCCTCAACATGAGTGAAGTAAGCCggttgattatgaattctcactgggatgggatcaatgaaattcttgtctagatgttgtatcatggatgacaaattGGCCAATGCATTAGCAAACTTGTTCTTAATTCTGGGAACATGCCGAAACTCTATTTTCGTGAACGTCTTTCTCAGTTCTTGTgtatggtgcagatatggcaatatcctggaattcttggtggtccattctccttgtacctggtgcacaagcaaatctgaatcaccgattaccagcagctcctgaatattcatgtcgattgccatgttgagaactagtatgcaggcttcatactctacCATGTTGTttggtgtagggaaatctgagtttagcagacaccggataatgctgccAGTTTTCGATATCAAGATGGCTCCAATGCCCGCTCATTTGAAATTtccagctccatcaaagaacatcctccgaCCGTCATAAGCTTCaataatgtcctctcctacgaatgatacttcttcattaggaaaatacgttttgAAGGGTTCATAGtctcctcccacaggattttcaacaagatggtctgccaatgattgtcctttgaccgccttttgagttatatAGATGATATCGAACACACTTAATAGTATctaccacttggctaacttcccagtgGGAATGGGcttctaaaatatgtacttcagagggtccatcctagatataAGGTATGTGGTGTAGGAACAAAAATAATtcctcaatttctgagttgtccaggtcaaagcacatcaAGTGCGTTCCAGTAGAaagtatcgtgcttcataaggtgtgaatttcttactcaggtagtatatggcttgctcctttctccctgtctcgtcatgttgtcctatAACACATCTGAAGGCTTCATCTAATACAAAAATATCGAGTAGCAAGGGCCGCTCCGGTTCCAGTGGGACCAACTAGTgatgtggacaggtactccttgattttatcGAAACATTTCTGACAATCTTTGGTCCAACTTGTTTTGGCATATTttctcaacatcttgaagatggttcacatataactatggactgtgctatgaagcgactgatatagttaagACATCCTAgaaagctcatcacgtcctttttgctcctaggtagaggtaactcttgaatagccttaactttagacgggtccagctcgatccctcggggctgacaatgaatcccaataacgttcctgcaggaaccccgaatgcacattttgtggggCTCAATTTTAAGTTCTACCTCCTTAACCTATCAAAGTACTTTCTTAAgtttgctatgtgatctgcggcccttttggatttgataataacgtcgtccacatacacctctatttctttatgtatcatatcatgaaagatggttgtcatggctctcatgtaagtagccccaccgttatttagaccaaatggcaacatcttgtagcagtacaccccccatggtgtaataaaagctatttctctgtgtcttcttcatccatccaaatctggtgataacctgcgatcaatctacaaaggattggagctcaTTATTAGCACatttgtcgatcaggatgtgtatatttgacattggaaagttgtccttgggacttgctctatttaagtctcgatagtcgacacatactctgactttcctaTCTTTCTTCGGATCTGGTACAaagttggctaaccaggttgggtattcaactaccctgaggactttg contains:
- the LOC138886150 gene encoding uncharacterized protein yields the protein MNVKSFDGSQRAMIGEINLCLQIGPAWFYVEFQVQGEWTTKNSRILPYLHHTQELRKTFTKIEFRHVPRIKNKFANALANLSSMIQHLDKNFIDPIPVRIHNQPAYFTHVEEEMDGKPWFHDIREYLEKGEYPEHVNHTKKHTLRRLSNHFFHSGGNMYRRTPDLGLLRCVDAKEASMLLE